The proteins below come from a single Aegilops tauschii subsp. strangulata cultivar AL8/78 chromosome 6, Aet v6.0, whole genome shotgun sequence genomic window:
- the LOC141025844 gene encoding uncharacterized protein yields MLSTASTYSNPFAGPDPADIRDINIHERVPVVLDATDATYFAWKMYFSLLFRENNLVDHVYGTVNSRAMVGDSEWTTIDATLIRWFFTTISKDLFHTVVSDGDDARAVWVKLNGLFTDNKLQRRVFLQQEFFDCHQDDQFIDNY; encoded by the coding sequence ATGTTGTCCACCGCCTCCACCTACTCCAACCCCTTCGCTGGGCCGGACCCTGCTGACATTCGCGACATCAACATCCACGAacgtgtccccgtcgtcctcgaTGCCACCGACGCCACGTACTTCGCCTGGAAAATGTATTTTTCGCTGCTCTTCCGCGAGAACAATCTTGTGGATCACGTTTACGGCACCGTCAACTCCCGCGCTATGGTGGGCGACTCCGAGTGGACCACGATCGACGCCACGCTCATCCGGTGGTTCTTCACCACCATCTCGAAGGATCTGTTCCACACGGTCGTGAGCGATGGTGATGACGCCCGCGCCGTGTGGGTCAAGCTCAAcggcctcttcaccgacaacaaGCTTCAGCGCCGTGTTTTTCTGCAGCAGGAATTTTTTGACTGTCATCAGGATGATCAGTTTATCGATAACTACTGA